CCGAATATATTGTGTCAGGACCAACAGCCAGGAGCTTGGTGATAAAGTTCAATTTGAATTCTATGTTTTGATAAGGATTTCTGGATGGCGGCGAGTTTGCGGTGGTTAGGCATAGATTTAAAAATGAGATATAGATATTGTTAGATTTAGGCCGAATTCAAAACAGGCTGATGGTTTTGTTGATCAGCAGGCAGATCCTGACTTTCGTCAGGATGACGATTCGAACGCGGGATAATTAAAGAGCGGCGCGGCACTCACCTGAAACTTACAATCGTGTGCCGCGCCGCTCTTTTAGTCAAGCGCCTGAACCGTCATCCCGGCAAGCTTTCGCGTAGCGAAAGCGTAGGCCGGGATCTCTAACACCCTACACTCTGTCATCTACCCGGCAATGTCGGTAAATATGATGGTGGTGAGTTTCTGTGTCTCTCTCATTCAATAATAATTACCTAAATTTGACACTATATTGTGTGCAGTTTACAATACAGGAGATCATTTTTCAGCTAAGTGAAAGAAATATGAACAATCCAGTCCCATTGAAGAAAAAATGCCTGATTGCTTTGATTGTCGCTTTTTGGACAGCTATTCCGGGCGTTTTTCCCCAGGAGGGCCTGATTCAATTCCCCGGAAGGGACGCTGTAGTCGAAACAGAGATGGTTTACAAGGGAAGCGCGGTCATTACCACCAGCACACCTGCGGGCAGGGGAGAACTCAATGAGCGGATCATTGCAGTCAGGGTGGAAACCCAGGGGAGTGAAAATCCACTGGAGCTGTCTGAGATCCAGTTTTCTCTGACGGGCACTACAAGCCTGTCGGACCTGGATGAGCTCAAGGTTTATTTCACCGCAGGGAATCCACGGCTGACGACAGATCATCTGTTCGGAACAACTGCCGTTAAGGAAGGTATGATCACCGTGACCGGCAGACAGGTACTGAACGAAGGATTGAATCATTTCTGGGTGACGGCAGATCTGTCACCCGGTGCCATTGAGGGGAATTTCCTGAAAGGTGAAATCAATTTTGTGACGGTGGGAAACCAGGTTTATCAGCTCACTCCCGGGGCAACCGGTGATCAACGTCTGATCATCCTGGAACATAAGCTTGTGTTCTCCGGCGGTGATTACGGGTCCGTGAATTTCCGGATCCCTGCCGTCAAAACGGCGGATGGCGGCTCCATCGTTGTGGCAGTGGATGCACGTCAGGATGCAGGACATGACCTGCCGAACAACATTGACATCATGGTGCGGAGGAGCACGGACCTGGGCGACACCTGGTCGGATGCGGTCACGATTGCCGATTTCGGCTCCTTTGGAGCCAGCGATCCCTCCCTGGTCAAGGACATTAACACCGGGGATCTGGTATGCATGTTCGCATCGCATCAGGGGCTTTTTCAATCCACACCCTTCGATCCCATCCGGTTCCAGGTCTGCCACAGCCACGACAACGGGGTGACCTGGAGCGCACCCCTGGATTGCACCAGCCAGATCTATGCTCCCGGCTGGCATGCCGCCTGGCTGGCATCGGGAAGCGCTCACCAGATGCGGAGCGGAAGGATCATCGGTGCCATTGGCGTGCGCCAGAATCCGGACAATATCATCTCCAATTTTATGATCT
Above is a genomic segment from Bacteroidales bacterium containing:
- a CDS encoding exo-alpha-sialidase yields the protein MNNPVPLKKKCLIALIVAFWTAIPGVFPQEGLIQFPGRDAVVETEMVYKGSAVITTSTPAGRGELNERIIAVRVETQGSENPLELSEIQFSLTGTTSLSDLDELKVYFTAGNPRLTTDHLFGTTAVKEGMITVTGRQVLNEGLNHFWVTADLSPGAIEGNFLKGEINFVTVGNQVYQLTPGATGDQRLIILEHKLVFSGGDYGSVNFRIPAVKTADGGSIVVAVDARQDAGHDLPNNIDIMVRRSTDLGDTWSDAVTIADFGSFGASDPSLVKDINTGDLVCMFASHQGLFQSTPFDPIRFQVCHSHDNGVTWSAPLDCTSQIYAPGWHAAWLASGSAHQMRSGRIIGAIGVRQNPDNIISNFMIYSDDGGQSWKYKPVMASAVGDEAKIVELDNGNLLMNIRNQTPDCRKIAISEDGGDSWGTPSFQYELIDPAVNGDFIRYTSVLDGYDKSRLLFSIAAHPTSRQNLTLFLSYDEGQTWPVSNVLHPGPAGYSCLTILDDGTIGCFYENGEYEFFQLYFARVSLDWLSAGSDTFISVNERE